The following proteins are co-located in the Sphingorhabdus lutea genome:
- a CDS encoding CBU_0592 family membrane protein: MGEYISSFAADIIGFVGSFFIVAAFAYSNVTKAMNVLLFNILNLIGAALLTISLTVNFNLPTMVLEIIWMAIATFGIAKALIERRKNNAAKQ, translated from the coding sequence ATGGGTGAGTATATTTCCAGTTTCGCCGCCGATATTATTGGATTTGTGGGTAGCTTCTTTATTGTCGCTGCCTTTGCCTATAGCAATGTAACAAAGGCCATGAATGTTTTATTGTTTAATATCCTGAACCTTATTGGCGCGGCATTATTGACCATATCTTTGACGGTGAATTTCAATTTGCCCACCATGGTTTTGGAAATAATTTGGATGGCAATTGCAACATTTGGCATAGCAAAGGCGTTGATTGAACGCCGCAAAAATAATGCGGCAAAGCAGTAA
- a CDS encoding acetyl/propionyl/methylcrotonyl-CoA carboxylase subunit alpha, whose product MITSLLIANRGEIACRIIRTARKMGIRTIAVYSDADARALHVRMADEAVHIGPSAVAESYLVGDKIIAAAKQTGAQAIHPGYGFLSENAEFAQSVIDEGLIWVGPNPASITAMGLKDAAKKLMDDAGVPTTPGYMGDNQDAEFLAARADEIGYPVLIKAVAGGGGKGMRKVEKASDFADALLSCRREAKASFGNDIVLIEKWIESPRHIEVQVFGDKHGNIVHLFERDCSLQRRHQKVIEEAPAPGMDEETRQKLCAAAVKAAKAVDYVGAGTIEFIADGSSGLNADKIWFMEMNTRLQVEHPVTEEITGVDLVEWQLRVASGEPLPLRQEDLAIDGHAIEVRLYAEDPVKGFLPSVGRLEQYYLPEDMVRVDSGVEENSLISPHYDPMISKLIAHADNRTDAIYKMLDAIEGTAVWPVKSNSAFLYLAMDSEEFKAGDVTTSFIADRGDALIPASTPDTEILGQAARALADNYADQSHHSRDNELIEGFRLNAPSNSKINLMCDGAHYQLDKISDFGGSIYTSLISPSLALVTKNGNSFAIGLPRFNAGQAAGGDGAIISPMPGKIISVDVAEGQSVVKGQKLLTLEAMKMEHGMTAPFDGVVETLNAQIGGQVQVDALLVKITAKDAA is encoded by the coding sequence ATGATTACCTCCCTCCTCATCGCCAATCGCGGCGAAATTGCATGCCGGATTATTCGCACCGCGCGTAAAATGGGCATCAGGACGATTGCGGTATATTCCGACGCGGATGCACGGGCGCTGCATGTGCGTATGGCGGATGAGGCGGTGCATATTGGCCCATCTGCGGTGGCGGAAAGCTATCTTGTTGGGGATAAAATTATTGCGGCGGCGAAGCAGACGGGGGCGCAGGCAATCCATCCTGGCTATGGCTTTTTATCCGAAAATGCCGAATTTGCGCAAAGCGTTATTGATGAGGGTTTAATCTGGGTTGGTCCAAATCCTGCCAGCATCACCGCCATGGGGTTAAAGGACGCCGCCAAAAAATTAATGGATGATGCAGGCGTGCCGACTACGCCTGGATATATGGGCGATAATCAGGACGCAGAATTTTTGGCCGCACGGGCAGATGAAATTGGCTATCCCGTTTTAATTAAGGCGGTGGCCGGCGGCGGCGGCAAGGGGATGCGTAAGGTTGAAAAGGCGAGCGATTTTGCCGATGCCTTATTATCTTGCCGGCGCGAGGCAAAGGCCAGTTTCGGCAATGATATTGTGCTGATTGAAAAATGGATTGAAAGCCCGCGCCATATAGAGGTGCAGGTTTTTGGCGACAAGCATGGCAATATTGTCCATTTATTTGAACGTGATTGTTCGCTGCAACGCCGCCATCAAAAGGTGATTGAGGAAGCACCCGCCCCCGGCATGGATGAGGAAACAAGGCAAAAATTATGCGCGGCGGCGGTAAAGGCGGCCAAGGCGGTTGATTATGTGGGGGCAGGGACGATTGAGTTTATCGCCGATGGGTCAAGCGGCCTTAACGCGGATAAAATTTGGTTCATGGAAATGAACACCCGTCTGCAGGTGGAACATCCCGTGACCGAGGAAATAACGGGTGTTGATTTGGTTGAATGGCAGTTGCGCGTGGCCAGTGGTGAGCCATTGCCCCTGCGCCAAGAGGATTTGGCCATTGACGGCCATGCGATAGAGGTGCGTTTATATGCCGAAGATCCAGTGAAAGGATTTTTACCCAGCGTAGGTAGGTTGGAACAATATTATCTTCCCGAAGATATGGTTCGGGTGGATAGCGGGGTGGAGGAAAATTCGCTTATCTCCCCCCATTATGACCCGATGATTTCAAAATTAATCGCCCATGCGGATAATCGCACAGACGCGATATATAAGATGTTAGATGCCATAGAAGGAACGGCGGTCTGGCCGGTAAAATCCAATAGCGCTTTTTTATATTTGGCCATGGATAGTGAAGAATTTAAAGCAGGTGATGTCACCACATCCTTTATTGCGGATAGGGGCGATGCGCTTATTCCCGCATCTACGCCTGATACGGAAATATTGGGACAGGCGGCAAGGGCATTGGCCGATAATTATGCCGATCAATCACACCATAGCAGGGATAATGAGTTGATCGAAGGTTTCCGATTAAACGCGCCCAGCAATAGCAAAATCAACCTAATGTGTGATGGGGCCCATTATCAATTGGATAAAATTTCCGATTTTGGGGGGAGTATCTATACTTCCTTAATTTCCCCGTCATTGGCGCTGGTTACAAAAAATGGCAACAGCTTTGCCATTGGCTTGCCGCGATTTAATGCGGGGCAGGCAGCTGGCGGTGATGGCGCGATTATATCACCCATGCCGGGCAAGATTATCTCGGTCGATGTGGCGGAGGGGCAAAGCGTGGTAAAGGGGCAGAAACTCCTCACCCTAGAGGCGATGAAGATGGAACATGGCATGACCGCGCCATTTGATGGGGTGGTCGAAACATTAAATGCCCAAATTGGGGGACAGGTTCAGGTTGATGCCCTGTTGGTGAAAATTACGGCAAAGGATGCAGCATAA
- a CDS encoding (d)CMP kinase — translation MIIAVDGPTASGKGTIAKALSAHYGLPHLDTGLLYRAVGRQVEINGGNPDNISDALAACYFDEALLNDPILRSEHIGGFASRVSVHVDVRRALDQRQRDFAHQIGGALLDGRDIGTVIAPDADAKLFITASPETRAKRRFDEMMRHGADVVYDDILADIIKRDERDIGRAAAPLIMADDAHLLDTSNLAIDAAVQRAIAMVDDILNGAV, via the coding sequence ATGATTATTGCGGTTGATGGTCCAACAGCCTCTGGCAAAGGCACAATAGCAAAGGCACTTTCCGCGCATTATGGCCTGCCCCATTTGGACACGGGGTTGCTTTACCGTGCGGTTGGGCGTCAGGTTGAAATAAATGGCGGCAATCCGGATAATATATCGGATGCATTGGCCGCCTGTTATTTTGATGAGGCATTGTTGAACGACCCGATTTTGCGCAGTGAGCATATTGGCGGTTTTGCGAGTCGGGTGTCGGTTCATGTCGATGTTCGCCGTGCATTGGATCAAAGGCAGCGGGATTTTGCGCATCAAATTGGCGGCGCATTATTGGATGGTCGCGATATTGGCACGGTCATCGCGCCGGATGCTGATGCGAAATTATTTATCACAGCATCACCCGAAACCCGCGCAAAACGGCGCTTTGATGAAATGATGCGGCATGGCGCAGATGTGGTTTATGATGATATTTTGGCCGATATTATAAAAAGGGATGAACGCGACATTGGCCGTGCGGCCGCGCCGCTGATCATGGCAGACGATGCACACTTGCTAGATACAAGCAATCTCGCTATAGACGCAGCCGTTCAGCGTGCAATTGCAATGGTGGACGATATATTGAACGGCGCGGTATAA
- a CDS encoding MaoC family dehydratase yields MAGKFFDEWQMGETILHDIRRTVTETDNLLFTTMTHNPQPLHLDVEAAKASEFGQILVNGTFTFSLMVGLSVGDTTLGTLVANLGYDKLIMPKPVFLGDTLRAESEIIGLKESKSRPNAGIVTFLHRAINQRDEIVCQCERSALIKKKAAS; encoded by the coding sequence ATGGCGGGTAAATTTTTTGATGAATGGCAAATGGGCGAAACCATTTTGCATGATATTCGCCGCACGGTGACCGAAACCGATAATTTATTATTCACCACCATGACGCATAATCCGCAACCATTGCATTTGGATGTGGAGGCCGCAAAGGCCAGCGAATTTGGACAAATTTTGGTCAATGGCACATTTACATTCAGCCTGATGGTCGGCCTATCCGTCGGCGATACCACATTGGGCACGTTGGTCGCCAATTTGGGTTATGATAAACTTATCATGCCCAAACCGGTATTTTTGGGCGATACTTTAAGGGCAGAAAGCGAAATTATCGGTTTAAAGGAGAGCAAATCACGCCCCAATGCGGGCATTGTTACATTTTTGCACCGCGCGATTAATCAACGTGATGAAATTGTCTGCCAATGCGAACGCAGCGCCTTGATAAAGAAAAAGGCGGCGTCATGA
- a CDS encoding HpcH/HpaI aldolase/citrate lyase family protein: protein MNLRSLLFVPADRPERFAKAAGSGADAIIIDLEDSVSLSNKEMGREAAANWLQQNDGTVKSFVRVNPMGSGMTLADLEAVLPHMPDGIVLPKAEGAASVQWLRSLMPAIRASGEFPSILPIATETPRGVFELGSFGQCGNDIMGISWGAEDLPAAIGAATSREADGRYTPPYEMVRSLCLFASHSAGAAAIDTVFPNIKDEDGLTAYAARAARDGFTGMMAIHPAQVAIINKAFTPTKEQLEKAIAIVEAFTTNPNAGVLQVDGQMVDAPHLKAAQKILERAKL, encoded by the coding sequence ATGAATTTGCGGTCATTATTATTCGTTCCCGCCGATCGCCCCGAACGCTTTGCCAAGGCGGCGGGTAGCGGCGCGGACGCCATCATTATCGATTTGGAAGATAGCGTTTCCCTGTCCAACAAAGAAATGGGGCGCGAAGCGGCGGCCAATTGGCTGCAACAAAATGATGGCACGGTAAAAAGCTTTGTGCGCGTCAACCCAATGGGCAGCGGCATGACATTGGCGGATTTGGAAGCGGTATTGCCGCATATGCCCGATGGCATCGTCCTGCCCAAGGCGGAGGGGGCGGCATCGGTTCAATGGCTGCGTTCCTTAATGCCTGCCATTCGCGCCTCAGGTGAATTTCCGTCCATTTTACCCATTGCCACCGAAACCCCGCGCGGAGTGTTTGAATTGGGCAGCTTTGGCCAATGCGGCAATGATATAATGGGGATAAGCTGGGGCGCGGAGGATTTACCCGCCGCCATTGGTGCGGCAACATCACGCGAGGCGGATGGGCGATATACCCCGCCATATGAAATGGTGCGGTCATTATGCCTATTTGCGTCGCATAGTGCAGGCGCGGCGGCCATTGACACTGTTTTTCCCAATATAAAGGATGAGGATGGATTGACCGCCTATGCCGCGCGCGCGGCGCGTGATGGCTTTACCGGCATGATGGCCATTCATCCCGCGCAGGTGGCGATAATAAATAAAGCATTTACACCGACAAAAGAGCAATTAGAAAAGGCAATAGCAATTGTGGAAGCCTTTACAACCAACCCAAATGCAGGTGTATTGCAAGTGGATGGCCAAATGGTCGATGCCCCGCATTTAAAGGCGGCACAAAAAATATTGGAGCGAGCAAAATTATGA
- a CDS encoding integration host factor subunit beta, whose translation MIRSELVKLVEDENPGLKNDEVEKIVDVFFNQITQKLADGGRVELRGFGAFSTRQREARKGRNPRTGESVDVPAKSVPHFKPGKEIREKLND comes from the coding sequence ATGATTAGGTCAGAACTTGTAAAATTAGTAGAGGATGAAAATCCCGGTCTAAAAAATGACGAAGTAGAAAAAATTGTTGATGTGTTTTTTAATCAAATAACACAGAAATTGGCCGATGGTGGCCGTGTGGAATTGCGCGGATTTGGTGCATTTTCAACCCGCCAGCGCGAAGCGCGCAAGGGCCGCAACCCACGTACGGGCGAAAGTGTGGACGTGCCGGCAAAGTCGGTCCCGCATTTTAAGCCCGGTAAAGAAATTCGCGAAAAATTAAATGATTGA
- the aroA gene encoding 3-phosphoshikimate 1-carboxyvinyltransferase has product MSDVHPIPREFIGSGPLSGTVKVPGDKSISHRSLMFSALAVGHSQVSGLLEGEDVLSTAAALRAMGARIERGDDGIWHIDGVGVGSLLQPTTPLDMGNSGTSARLLMGLVASHAIDTIFIGDDSLSKRPMGRVSVPLSQIGAQFSGTNGDYLPMTVKGVIGAAPIQYRLPIASAQVKSAMMLAALNISGVSEIIEPIATRDHSERMLRGFGADLKVEQDEDGTRHIFVRGEAELKPQNIDVPGDPSSAAFPVVAALITPGSEVRVTNVGMNPTRTGIYKMLIEMGADLTFVNEREVGGEPVADIIAKYSSLSGIDVPPEIAPSMIDEFPIFFVAASMAKGRTMTSGLDELRVKESDRLALMAAGLAAIGARVKEVEDGLIIDGSDGEALAGGAMINSALDHRIAMSFAVAGQNCLNPVAVDDISPIATSFPTFEKMMEELANG; this is encoded by the coding sequence ATGAGCGATGTTCACCCTATCCCACGGGAATTTATTGGATCGGGGCCATTATCTGGCACGGTAAAGGTGCCGGGCGATAAAAGTATTTCGCATCGTTCGTTAATGTTTAGCGCATTGGCCGTGGGCCATAGCCAGGTTTCCGGTTTGTTGGAGGGAGAGGATGTCCTGTCCACCGCCGCAGCGCTGCGTGCCATGGGCGCAAGGATAGAGCGCGGCGATGATGGCATTTGGCATATTGATGGTGTGGGTGTGGGCAGTTTGTTACAGCCTACAACGCCGCTTGATATGGGCAATAGCGGTACATCGGCCCGTTTGTTGATGGGTTTGGTGGCCAGCCATGCCATTGATACAATTTTCATTGGGGATGATAGCCTGTCTAAACGGCCCATGGGGCGTGTTTCGGTGCCATTATCGCAAATTGGTGCGCAATTTTCCGGTACTAATGGCGATTATCTGCCCATGACGGTAAAAGGGGTAATTGGCGCTGCGCCCATTCAATATCGCCTGCCTATTGCCTCTGCTCAGGTGAAATCCGCCATGATGTTGGCCGCGCTGAACATATCAGGGGTAAGCGAGATTATTGAGCCCATCGCCACCCGCGATCATAGTGAGAGGATGTTGCGCGGATTTGGCGCAGATTTAAAGGTGGAGCAGGATGAAGATGGCACGCGGCATATTTTTGTGCGCGGAGAGGCTGAGTTAAAGCCGCAAAATATCGATGTGCCGGGCGATCCATCTTCGGCGGCATTTCCGGTTGTGGCGGCGTTAATCACCCCGGGAAGCGAGGTCCGTGTGACCAATGTGGGGATGAACCCAACCCGCACCGGCATTTACAAAATGTTGATTGAAATGGGCGCTGATTTAACATTTGTAAATGAACGCGAAGTGGGCGGTGAACCAGTAGCAGATATTATTGCAAAATATTCATCGCTTAGCGGTATCGACGTCCCGCCGGAAATTGCCCCCAGCATGATTGATGAATTCCCGATATTCTTTGTCGCGGCCAGCATGGCAAAAGGACGCACCATGACCAGCGGGCTTGACGAATTGCGGGTCAAGGAAAGCGATCGTTTGGCATTGATGGCCGCAGGATTGGCTGCCATTGGCGCACGGGTGAAAGAAGTTGAGGACGGCCTTATCATCGATGGTAGTGATGGCGAAGCATTGGCTGGCGGCGCAATGATAAATAGTGCGTTGGACCACCGCATCGCGATGAGCTTTGCCGTGGCGGGGCAAAATTGCCTCAATCCTGTTGCCGTTGATGATATATCACCCATCGCGACCAGCTTTCCGACATTTGAAAAAATGATGGAGGAATTGGCAAATGGGTGA
- a CDS encoding FYDLN acid domain-containing protein, whose translation MVKAEWGTKRTCPKCGTRFYDLGNEEPIECIECGEKWHAEPVLKSKQPMPFEEDKKKDDADLADDDLDIDVDSVDDDDSPDNDVDLGTDDDIGVTKTDDDDNKDDN comes from the coding sequence ATGGTAAAAGCTGAATGGGGAACCAAAAGAACCTGCCCAAAATGCGGCACGCGCTTTTACGATTTGGGCAATGAAGAACCAATCGAATGCATTGAATGCGGCGAAAAATGGCATGCAGAGCCTGTTTTGAAATCAAAACAACCAATGCCATTTGAAGAAGATAAGAAAAAAGACGATGCCGATTTGGCTGATGATGATTTGGACATTGATGTAGATAGCGTCGATGATGATGATTCGCCGGACAATGATGTCGATTTGGGCACGGATGATGATATCGGCGTGACCAAAACCGACGATGACGATAATAAAGACGATAATTGA
- the rpsA gene encoding 30S ribosomal protein S1, with translation MASSPTPTRDDFEAMLNDALGGADGGFEGRVVKGTVTLIENDHAVIDVGLKSEGRVPLREFSTPGKKTELNVGDEVEVFVDRIENVNGEAMLSHDRARREAAWDKLEGEFEAENRVDGIIFGRVKGGFTVDLGGAVAFLPGSQVDVRPVRDVGPLMDIAQPFVILKMDRRRGNIVVSRRAILEETRAEQRSGLIQSLTEGQVTEGVVKNITDYGAFVDLGGIDGLLHVTDISYKRINHPSEIIAIGDTVKVQIVRINRDTQRISLGMKQLESDPWEGAIAKYPVGARLSGAVTNITEYGAFIELEAGIEGLVHVSEMSWTKKNVHPGKIVSTSQEVDVVVLDVDLDKRRISLGLKQAQDNPWEAFSQKFPVGTEVEGEVKNATEFGLFIGLDGDVDGMVHMSDIAWGISGEDALHLHRKGEMVKAVVLDIDAEKERISLGIKQLEKGAPAAAGAADTSGLKKGATATVTVLEVRDGGLEVQVGEDGATGFIKRTDLGRDRDEQRPDRFQNGQKLDAMVIGFDRSKKPNFSVKALQLAEEKQAVEQYGSSDSGASLGDILGAALKKTKD, from the coding sequence ATGGCAAGTTCGCCTACCCCCACGAGGGACGATTTTGAAGCAATGTTAAATGACGCGCTTGGCGGCGCGGATGGCGGTTTCGAAGGCCGCGTAGTAAAAGGCACAGTGACCCTGATCGAAAATGATCATGCGGTTATCGACGTTGGCCTTAAATCAGAGGGCCGCGTTCCTTTACGCGAATTTTCTACCCCAGGTAAGAAAACAGAATTAAATGTTGGCGACGAAGTCGAAGTTTTCGTTGATCGCATCGAAAATGTAAATGGCGAAGCCATGTTGTCGCACGATCGTGCGCGCCGCGAAGCTGCTTGGGATAAGTTGGAAGGCGAATTTGAAGCTGAAAACCGCGTTGATGGCATTATTTTTGGCCGCGTAAAAGGTGGCTTTACCGTTGATTTGGGCGGCGCAGTGGCATTTTTGCCCGGCAGCCAAGTTGATGTGCGCCCCGTGCGCGATGTTGGCCCATTGATGGATATTGCCCAGCCTTTCGTCATTTTGAAAATGGATCGTCGCCGTGGGAATATCGTTGTTTCACGCCGCGCCATTTTGGAAGAAACCCGCGCAGAACAACGCAGCGGCCTCATCCAATCATTGACCGAGGGTCAAGTAACCGAGGGTGTTGTTAAAAACATCACCGATTATGGTGCATTTGTTGACTTGGGCGGCATTGATGGCCTGCTCCATGTTACCGACATCAGCTATAAGCGTATCAACCACCCAAGCGAAATTATTGCCATTGGCGATACAGTGAAGGTGCAAATCGTTCGCATCAACCGCGACACACAGCGTATTTCACTTGGCATGAAGCAGCTTGAAAGCGATCCATGGGAGGGCGCAATTGCGAAATATCCTGTTGGCGCACGTTTAAGCGGTGCTGTCACCAACATCACCGAATATGGCGCATTCATTGAATTGGAAGCTGGCATTGAAGGTCTTGTCCATGTTTCAGAAATGAGCTGGACCAAGAAAAATGTACATCCTGGTAAAATTGTTTCCACCAGCCAAGAAGTTGATGTTGTTGTTTTGGACGTTGATTTGGACAAACGCCGCATTTCACTTGGCCTGAAACAAGCTCAAGATAATCCATGGGAAGCATTCTCACAAAAATTCCCTGTGGGCACCGAAGTTGAAGGCGAAGTTAAAAACGCCACCGAATTTGGTTTGTTCATCGGACTTGACGGTGATGTTGACGGCATGGTCCACATGTCAGACATCGCATGGGGCATTAGCGGCGAAGACGCGCTTCACCTGCACCGCAAGGGCGAAATGGTGAAGGCTGTGGTTCTTGACATTGATGCTGAAAAGGAACGTATTTCTTTGGGCATTAAGCAGCTTGAAAAAGGTGCGCCAGCCGCTGCAGGTGCTGCTGATACTTCGGGTCTTAAGAAAGGTGCGACTGCAACGGTTACCGTTCTTGAGGTTCGTGATGGCGGGCTTGAAGTGCAAGTTGGTGAAGATGGAGCAACTGGTTTCATCAAACGTACCGACCTTGGCCGTGATCGTGATGAGCAACGTCCTGATCGTTTCCAAAATGGACAAAAACTTGACGCAATGGTTATTGGTTTTGACCGTTCGAAGAAACCTAATTTCTCTGTAAAGGCGCTACAATTGGCCGAAGAGAAGCAAGCTGTTGAGCAATATGGTTCATCAGATTCAGGTGCAAGCCTTGGCGATATTTTGGGCGCAGCCCTTAAAAAAACCAAGGATTGA
- a CDS encoding carboxyl transferase domain-containing protein — translation MSAPVLGSKIVLESEEAIANAAHNIALKNDLQAKVAMAALGGSEKSRERHVSRGKLLPRERVERLLDPGSPFLEIGQLAANGMYEGDVNGASLIAGIGRVSGRQVMILCNDATVKGGTYYPMTVKKHLRAQEIAMENRLPCIYLVDSGGANLPHQDEVFPDREHFGRIFFNQANMSAMGITQIACVMGSCTAGGAYVPAMSDETVIVRNQGTIFLAGPPLVKAATGEEISAEDLGGGDLHGKKSGVVDHIAENDEHALTIVRDIISHLGKAAIPNVDIKQPRLPKFDPEELYSIIPSDVRAPYDVHEVIARIVDGSEFHEFKANFGTTLVCGFAHIWGKPVAILANNGVLFSESAQKGAHFIQLAQQRGTPLLFLQNISGFMVGGKYEAEGIAKHGAKLVTAVATARVPKITLLIGGSFGAGNYGMCGRAYSPRFLFTWPNARISVMGGEQAASVLATVHRDADKWSAEETEAFKAPIRQKYEDEGNPYYATARLWDDGVIDPAQTRDVLGLALDAALNAPVEEGAKFGVFRM, via the coding sequence ATGAGCGCACCTGTCCTAGGAAGTAAAATTGTCCTTGAAAGCGAAGAGGCAATTGCCAATGCCGCGCATAATATCGCGTTAAAAAATGATTTGCAGGCAAAGGTTGCTATGGCCGCATTGGGGGGCAGTGAAAAATCAAGAGAGCGTCATGTATCGCGCGGTAAATTATTGCCGCGTGAACGGGTGGAGCGCCTGCTTGATCCCGGTTCACCCTTTCTTGAAATTGGGCAGCTTGCGGCCAATGGCATGTATGAGGGCGATGTGAATGGCGCGTCGCTTATCGCCGGAATTGGCAGGGTTTCGGGCCGACAAGTGATGATTTTGTGCAATGACGCCACGGTAAAGGGCGGCACATATTATCCCATGACAGTCAAAAAACATTTGCGGGCGCAGGAAATCGCCATGGAAAATCGCCTGCCCTGTATTTATTTGGTGGATAGCGGCGGGGCGAATTTACCGCATCAGGATGAAGTTTTTCCCGATAGGGAGCATTTTGGGCGTATTTTCTTTAATCAGGCAAATATGTCGGCAATGGGCATTACCCAAATTGCATGTGTGATGGGCAGCTGCACCGCAGGGGGCGCATATGTGCCCGCCATGTCGGATGAAACCGTGATTGTGCGTAATCAAGGCACAATATTTCTGGCCGGCCCGCCATTGGTGAAGGCAGCAACGGGCGAGGAAATAAGCGCGGAGGATTTGGGCGGCGGCGACCTGCACGGAAAAAAATCTGGCGTGGTGGATCATATTGCCGAAAATGACGAACATGCATTGACCATCGTGCGCGACATCATATCGCATTTGGGCAAAGCTGCCATTCCCAATGTAGATATAAAACAGCCGCGTCTGCCCAAATTTGACCCCGAAGAATTATATAGCATCATCCCGTCAGATGTTCGTGCGCCCTATGATGTGCATGAAGTGATTGCGCGGATTGTCGATGGCAGTGAATTTCATGAATTTAAGGCAAATTTTGGCACGACTTTAGTATGTGGTTTTGCCCATATTTGGGGCAAGCCCGTGGCGATTTTGGCCAATAATGGTGTGTTATTTTCCGAAAGTGCACAAAAAGGGGCGCATTTCATTCAATTGGCACAACAACGCGGCACGCCTTTATTATTCCTGCAAAATATTTCTGGTTTCATGGTGGGCGGTAAATATGAGGCCGAGGGCATTGCCAAACATGGGGCAAAATTGGTGACCGCCGTGGCCACCGCCCGCGTGCCGAAAATAACGCTGTTAATCGGCGGCAGTTTCGGTGCGGGCAATTATGGCATGTGCGGGCGGGCATATTCGCCCCGTTTCCTATTCACTTGGCCCAATGCACGCATATCGGTGATGGGCGGGGAACAGGCGGCCAGCGTACTTGCCACCGTGCACCGCGATGCCGATAAATGGAGCGCGGAGGAGACAGAGGCGTTTAAAGCGCCCATTCGCCAAAAATATGAAGATGAGGGCAATCCATATTATGCCACTGCTCGGCTGTGGGATGATGGGGTGATTGATCCGGCGCAAACGCGCGATGTTTTGGGGCTTGCATTGGACGCCGCGTTAAACGCACCGGTTGAGGAGGGCGCTAAATTCGGCGTGTTTCGGATGTGA
- a CDS encoding acyl-CoA dehydrogenase family protein, with the protein MIATPDFDFGLGEMADEIRNLVRRYADDKIMPLAAKIDADDWFPRDELWAEMGALGLHGITIKAEDGGLGLGYLEHVIAVEEVSRASASIGLSYGAHSNLCVNQIGRWGNAEQKAKYLPKLISGEHVGSLAMSEAGAGSDVVSMKLRADAATKNGQNGYILNGTKFWITNASHADVLVVYAKTAPEAGSRGISAFLIEKDFDGFSIGQKIDKVGMRGSPTAELVFNDCFVPAENLMGPTHGGVGVLMSGLDYERVVLSGLQLGIMQACLDVVIPYVRERKQFGQPIGTFQLMQAKVADMYVALQSARAYSYAVAKACDADQTTRFDAAGAILLASENAVKVSLEAIQALGGAGYTKDWPVERFMRDAKLLDIGAGTNEIRRMLIGRELIGANG; encoded by the coding sequence ATGATAGCAACACCTGATTTTGATTTTGGACTTGGCGAAATGGCGGATGAAATTCGCAATTTGGTGCGCCGATATGCTGATGACAAAATCATGCCGCTTGCTGCAAAAATTGATGCGGATGACTGGTTTCCGCGCGATGAATTATGGGCCGAAATGGGCGCTCTTGGCCTGCATGGAATCACCATTAAAGCAGAAGATGGCGGCCTTGGCCTTGGTTATTTGGAACATGTTATTGCGGTGGAGGAGGTAAGCCGTGCCTCCGCATCCATTGGTTTATCCTATGGTGCGCACAGTAATTTATGCGTCAACCAAATTGGCCGTTGGGGCAATGCGGAGCAAAAGGCAAAATATCTGCCCAAATTAATTTCTGGCGAGCATGTCGGATCATTGGCGATGAGCGAAGCCGGCGCGGGCAGTGACGTGGTGTCGATGAAATTACGCGCCGATGCCGCCACCAAAAATGGCCAAAATGGATATATATTAAACGGCACAAAATTTTGGATTACCAATGCCAGCCATGCCGATGTGTTGGTGGTATATGCCAAAACCGCGCCAGAGGCGGGTTCGCGCGGCATATCTGCATTTTTAATCGAAAAAGATTTTGACGGTTTTTCCATTGGTCAGAAAATTGACAAGGTGGGGATGCGCGGGTCGCCCACGGCGGAATTGGTGTTTAATGATTGTTTTGTGCCTGCGGAAAATTTAATGGGACCCACCCATGGCGGTGTGGGTGTTTTAATGTCGGGGCTTGATTATGAACGGGTGGTTTTGTCTGGTTTGCAATTGGGCATTATGCAGGCATGCTTGGACGTGGTTATCCCCTATGTCCGTGAACGCAAACAATTTGGCCAGCCCATTGGCACATTTCAATTGATGCAGGCAAAGGTGGCGGACATGTATGTCGCGCTGCAATCGGCCCGTGCCTATAGCTATGCCGTGGCAAAGGCATGTGATGCGGATCAAACCACGCGTTTTGATGCGGCGGGCGCGATTTTATTGGCATCGGAAAATGCGGTAAAGGTATCGTTGGAGGCGATACAGGCGCTTGGCGGGGCCGGTTATACCAAGGATTGGCCGGTGGAACGTTTTATGCGCGATGCAAAATTGCTGGACATTGGGGCAGGAACAAATGAGATTAGACGCATGTTAATTGGCCGTGAGTTAATTGGAGCAAATGGATGA